Part of the Prosthecobacter sp. genome, AGACGCCGTTTTACGGCCGCATGAAGTGGATGAATCTCCACGGTCTGGAGGAGAGCTGGAAGGAGGCCCGGTTGGACGCCAAGGTGGCGGACGGGCAGACGATTGAGATCAAGACGAGCCATGTGACGCGCATCGTGTTTTACCCACCGCCGCAGGCGCGCAAGGGCGGGGGATCGCTGAAGGTGATCGTGGACGGTGCGGAACTGAAACTCACGGTGGGCCCGGAACTGCCGCAGTTCGAGACATTCATGAGTCCGGGGCCGAAGGTGCCCGGCTCGATGTGCCGCCTGATCAAGGAGAACGGCGTGTGGCGTGACTTTGGCAACGAGCAGCCGTTTCAACACGAAGGTCCGCAAGGCGGCAAGCCGTCCTCGCATCCCGGCCTCATGGACATGGCCTTCCTGAAGCGTTTCCTTGTGGTGCTGCCGGATGGCAAGTCGTCCTCACCCGCCGTGGATGCGTGGGTGGCGGCCGAGTCGGCGCATTTTCTCACACGTTGGCGCAGCCTGATGCGCGGTGATGCGCGCGTGGTGAAGGCTTCGGAGATCAAAGACGTGATCGAGGCGGGCAAGACGCAAAGCCTCATTCTCTGGGGCACGCCGGAGTCGAACTCCTGCCTCAAGCAACTCGCCGCAGCGCTGCCGGTGCAATGGAGCGCGGAGAAGGTGGGCCTTGGCGGGCGGTCGTTTGATGCCAGGACGCATGTGCCGCTGCTGACTTATCCCTGCCTCCAGTCCCCCGGCTTTGAGGTGGTGATCAATTCCGGCCTGACCTTCCGCGAGGCGCATGACCGGACGAACTCGCTGCAAAACCCCAAACTGCCCGACTGGGCCATTCTGGACATCACCCAGCCGCCGAACGCCGAAACGGCGGGCAAGGTGGTGGCGGCGGACTTTTTCGATGAACGCTGGCAGGTGAGGAAGAAATAGCGGGAGTTTTGTGCCTTGGAATGAACGCGGTACTTGACGCGGTGCGGCTCTGTCCTCGAAGGTACCGCTTCAACCCCCGACCGCCCTGTCGCGATCATGTCCGAGACTCCCGCCCAACCTTCAGCGCCCGATTTTGATTCTGCCATCCAAGCCGCCCGCGTGGTGGTGGAGGCGCAGCGTGAAGCCGTGAAGGAGTATCCGGGCAAGGCTCCGGCGCTGGTGCGCGCGCTGCAGGTGCTGGGAGACGCGCAGCGCGAGGCGGGAGACACGGACGGAGCCGAGGCGACGTATCTGGAGGCGCTGGAAGCTGGCGCGAAGCTGGAGCTGCCCGCCGAAGCCATCGCCAATGTGCGCACGAGCCTGGCGACGCTGCTGGACTTCAGCGGACGTGAAACGGAGTCGCTGCCTTACTACGAGGAGGCGATCAACAATCATGAGGCGCTGGGCGGGGAGAATCTCGAAGTCGCCGCGCAACTGCGCAACAATCTGGCGATGACGTACAAGTGTCTGGGCAAGTTTGCGCTGGCGGAGCAGCACTATCTGCGCGCGCTGGAGACGCTGGAGAACAAGCGCGGACGCGAGTCGGAGTCGGTGGCGTGCGTGTACAACAATCTGGGGAGTCTGTATTACGCGGCCGGTTTTCCCGACCAGGCGAAGGAGATGTTTGAGGACGGTCTCAAAATACGCATCAAGGTGCTGGGAAACAAACATCGTGATGTGGCGCAGTCGTACTGCAATCTCGGCACGGCCTGCCATGAACTGGGTGAAAACGCCGCGGCGCAGCAGCATTTCGAAACGAGCCTGGGCGTCCTGGAGTCCCAACTGCCGGCGGAAGCGGCGAGTTACGAGGCCATCGGGCAGGATTACATCGCGATGCTGGATATCATCGGTGAAGAAGGCAAGGCGGCGGCCTTCCAAAAGCGTCTGGAAAAGACGCTGACGACGGTTTGAGGCACCGCAGCGTTTGCCAAACGCGCCGTCCGCATGAAAGGTGCGTGCGGATGACTCCAACGCCTGCTCACAACGAAAAAATCTGGACTGGCACCGCCGTGTCAGCGGGCGTGGCGTATGCGGTGGTGCATGTGCTGAAGGATCATTTCGATGAGCCGGACGAGGACAGCATCGAGGAGGGAATGGTGGACCAGGAAATGACGCGTCTGCACGCGGCGCTGGCGGTGACACGTCAGGAGATCGAGGAACTGCAACGTGTGATGGACGGGGAGCAGGGCAGCGCGGAGAGCGAGATCTTTGAGACGCATCTGCTGATCCTGCAGGACGCGACGATTCTAAAACAAACGGAGAAGACGGTGCGCGAGCAGCGGGTCTGCGTGGACTGGGCCTATTACAAGCTGATGTGCAAGCACATGGATGCGCTGCGCGGGCTTTCCGACGCGTATCTGCGTGAGCGCTTTCTGGACATCAAGGATGTGACGCAACGCGTGATGCGCCACCTGCGCGGCGAGCTGATGCAGCATCCGATGTTTGACGAGCCGGTGATCGTGGTGGCGCATGACCTGACGCCTTCGGACACGGTGCAACTGGACCGCAGCAAGGTGCTGGGCTTTGCGGTGGAAACGGGCAGCGCGGTGTCGCATGCGGCGATCATCGCACGCTCGCTGGCCCTGCCTGCGGTGGTGAAGCTGCACGGCATCTGCGAGGAACTGCACAGCGGCGATACAGTGCTGCTGGACGGCGAGGGCGGGCAACTGATCCTGAATCCGACGGCGGAAACGCTGGCGCGCTACCGCACGCGTGAAGAGCAGGCGGAGCGGCGTGAGGATGTCTTCCAGGAGGAGCGCCACAAGCCTTCAACGACGCTCTGCGGCACCATGATCTGCGTGGGGGCCAATGCGGAGTTTATCGAAGAAGTGGGCATCGTGGAGGACAGCGGCGCGGAGGAGGTGGGGCTGTTCCGCACGGAGTTCCTGCATCTGGAAAACCCGGATGCGACGGAGGATGAGCTCACCGCAGCCTACAGTCGTGTGGTGAAATCACTGGCGCCGAAGCGCGTGGTGTTTCGTACGCTGGACCTCGGCGGCGACAAGATCGATGAGCGTCTCGCGGTGGAACCGGAGCCGAATCCGTTTCTTGGCTGGCGCGGCATCCGGTTGTCGCTGGGCAGGCCGGATTTGTTCAAGCGCCAGCTTCGCGCGCTGCTGCGTGCGGCGGCGCATGGCCGGGTGGGAATCATGTTCCCGATGGTTTCCGGTGTGCAGGAAGTGGTGGATGCGAAGGCGGTGCTCAATGACTGCGCGGAGGAACTCATCGCCGAAGGCATCGACGTGCCCGAGGAAGTCGAGGTCGGAGCGATGATCGAGATTCCCAGCGCGGCGCTGTCAGCGGATTTGATTGCCGCCGAGGTCGATTTCCTCAGCTTGGGGACGAATGATTTGATCCAGTACACCATTGCTGTGGACCGGCTGAACGATCGCGTGGCAGGACTGTACCAGCCCACGCATCCCGCCGTGCTGCGGTTGATCGG contains:
- a CDS encoding tetratricopeptide repeat protein — protein: MSETPAQPSAPDFDSAIQAARVVVEAQREAVKEYPGKAPALVRALQVLGDAQREAGDTDGAEATYLEALEAGAKLELPAEAIANVRTSLATLLDFSGRETESLPYYEEAINNHEALGGENLEVAAQLRNNLAMTYKCLGKFALAEQHYLRALETLENKRGRESESVACVYNNLGSLYYAAGFPDQAKEMFEDGLKIRIKVLGNKHRDVAQSYCNLGTACHELGENAAAQQHFETSLGVLESQLPAEAASYEAIGQDYIAMLDIIGEEGKAAAFQKRLEKTLTTV
- the ptsP gene encoding phosphoenolpyruvate--protein phosphotransferase, with translation MTPTPAHNEKIWTGTAVSAGVAYAVVHVLKDHFDEPDEDSIEEGMVDQEMTRLHAALAVTRQEIEELQRVMDGEQGSAESEIFETHLLILQDATILKQTEKTVREQRVCVDWAYYKLMCKHMDALRGLSDAYLRERFLDIKDVTQRVMRHLRGELMQHPMFDEPVIVVAHDLTPSDTVQLDRSKVLGFAVETGSAVSHAAIIARSLALPAVVKLHGICEELHSGDTVLLDGEGGQLILNPTAETLARYRTREEQAERREDVFQEERHKPSTTLCGTMICVGANAEFIEEVGIVEDSGAEEVGLFRTEFLHLENPDATEDELTAAYSRVVKSLAPKRVVFRTLDLGGDKIDERLAVEPEPNPFLGWRGIRLSLGRPDLFKRQLRALLRAAAHGRVGIMFPMVSGVQEVVDAKAVLNDCAEELIAEGIDVPEEVEVGAMIEIPSAALSADLIAAEVDFLSLGTNDLIQYTIAVDRLNDRVAGLYQPTHPAVLRLIGMSVKAARGAGIRIGMCGEMASDLRLTPLMIGLGLNELSVATTQIARVKHAVRRLSVSECEELARAAQTCTSPVEILALSRAVADRCYPELFE